The Limimonas halophila genome includes a region encoding these proteins:
- a CDS encoding ABC transporter ATP-binding protein — protein sequence MSEPPAIAVRGLRHGYGGAAALDGVSFDVPAGGFLALLGRNGAGKTTLVNAVCALLRPDAGEVTVYGRDARRAPRAVRRQFGLVFQDPTVDERLTLRENLAIHARLYGVPRRERGDRIHAALARVDLAGRANERAGALSRGLKRRLEIARALVHGPRVLVLDEPTAGLDAASRRDLRALVGELRARDAVAVLLTTHLIEEAEDADRIAVLDRGRLCALDTPGGLRARTPAPPLRLTFADADAASAAANALTVPRRRAGATLWVQAGDRCAHLADLLSDPDARAQVTGVELAPPTLEDAFLHLTGGTEERDA from the coding sequence ATGAGCGAGCCCCCGGCCATCGCGGTGCGCGGCCTGCGCCACGGCTACGGCGGCGCGGCGGCGCTGGACGGCGTCTCCTTCGACGTGCCGGCGGGCGGCTTCCTGGCGCTGCTGGGCCGCAACGGCGCCGGCAAGACCACGCTGGTCAACGCCGTCTGCGCCCTGCTGCGGCCCGATGCCGGCGAGGTGACGGTTTACGGCCGCGACGCCCGCCGCGCCCCGCGCGCGGTGCGCCGCCAGTTCGGGCTGGTGTTCCAGGACCCCACCGTGGACGAGCGCCTGACCCTGCGGGAGAACCTGGCTATCCACGCGCGCCTCTACGGCGTGCCGCGCCGCGAGCGAGGCGACCGCATCCACGCCGCGCTGGCGCGCGTCGACCTCGCCGGGCGCGCCAACGAGCGGGCGGGCGCGCTCTCGCGCGGGCTGAAGCGGCGGCTGGAGATCGCCCGCGCCCTCGTCCACGGCCCGCGCGTGCTGGTGCTGGACGAGCCGACGGCGGGCCTGGACGCCGCCAGCCGCCGCGATCTGCGCGCGCTCGTAGGCGAGCTGCGCGCCCGCGACGCCGTCGCCGTGCTGCTGACCACCCACCTGATCGAGGAGGCCGAGGACGCGGACCGGATCGCCGTGCTCGACCGCGGGCGGCTGTGCGCGCTCGACACCCCGGGCGGGCTGCGGGCGCGCACGCCCGCACCGCCGTTGCGCCTGACCTTCGCCGACGCCGACGCCGCGAGTGCCGCCGCGAACGCCCTGACGGTTCCCCGCCGGCGCGCGGGCGCGACGCTGTGGGTCCAAGCGGGCGACCGTTGTGCCCACCTGGCCGATCTGCTGAGCGATCCCGACGCGCGCGCCCAGGTGACGGGCGTGGAGCTGGCGCCGCCCACGCTGGAGGATGCCTTCCTGCACCTGACGGGCGGGACGGAAGAGCGGGATGCGTGA
- a CDS encoding ABC transporter permease — protein MRDALATLRADLAAIHAVWLRELLRMARDRGQLAGAVSRPVLWVLIFGLGLAPYLGAGFAGAPVGYAAYVLPAVVVLNILYPATQAALATVQDREAGFLRELLASPAPAWAVMTGKLLGGASVAVGQGLLVLALAPVVGVVPSVGGVLAALLPMAALAVAFAALALALAARMRSVVGFGVFANTLILPAFFLAGSIFPLTPPAGTAAAELPGWLTALVHVNPVTYALDELRWALLGYRQLDPVTARAVTAAFAAAATGLAAVTAFRR, from the coding sequence ATGCGTGACGCGCTCGCCACGCTGCGCGCCGATCTCGCCGCGATCCACGCGGTGTGGCTGCGCGAACTGCTGCGCATGGCGCGCGACCGCGGCCAGCTCGCGGGCGCGGTGAGCCGGCCGGTGCTCTGGGTGCTCATCTTCGGGCTGGGGCTGGCGCCCTATCTGGGCGCGGGCTTCGCGGGGGCGCCCGTGGGCTACGCCGCCTACGTCCTGCCCGCTGTGGTCGTGCTCAACATCCTCTACCCGGCGACCCAGGCTGCCCTGGCGACGGTGCAGGACCGCGAGGCCGGCTTCCTGCGCGAGCTGCTGGCGTCCCCGGCGCCGGCATGGGCGGTGATGACGGGCAAGCTGCTCGGCGGCGCCAGCGTGGCCGTGGGGCAGGGCCTGCTCGTGCTGGCGCTGGCGCCCGTCGTGGGCGTGGTGCCGAGCGTGGGCGGGGTGCTGGCGGCGCTGCTGCCCATGGCGGCGCTGGCGGTGGCCTTCGCCGCGCTCGCCCTGGCGCTGGCGGCGCGCATGCGCAGCGTCGTGGGCTTCGGCGTCTTCGCCAACACCCTGATCCTGCCGGCCTTCTTCCTGGCGGGCTCGATCTTTCCCCTGACCCCGCCGGCCGGGACGGCGGCGGCCGAGCTGCCCGGCTGGCTGACGGCCCTCGTCCACGTCAATCCGGTCACCTACGCCCTGGACGAGCTGCGCTGGGCGCTTTTGGGCTACCGCCAGCTCGACCCCGTCACGGCGCGCGCGGTCACGGCGGCCTTCGCCGCCGCGGCGACGGGGCTGGCGGCGGTCACGGCTTTCCGGCGGTGA
- the pqqA gene encoding pyrroloquinoline quinone precursor peptide PqqA gives MTAQRESIPTPPPAKTWTAPTVREIPAGMEINAYICAERDR, from the coding sequence ATGACCGCTCAGCGCGAGTCCATCCCGACCCCGCCCCCGGCGAAGACCTGGACGGCGCCCACGGTGCGCGAGATCCCCGCGGGCATGGAGATCAACGCCTACATCTGCGCCGAGCGCGACCGCTAG
- the pqqB gene encoding pyrroloquinoline quinone biosynthesis protein PqqB, with the protein MRAIVLGSAAGGGFPQWNCGCGNCARAWRGDPDAVPRTQSALAVTADERRWLLLNASPDLRQQILTTPALHPRSAPRGSPIAAVAVTNADVDHLAGLLTLRESQPLALYGTARAHAALTGSPVFEVLDRATVSRRELPLEATTPVHDAEGAGIGLWLTAFAVPGKVARYLETGDDPAALAGSPGDTIGLAVADADGRRMVYIPGCAAVDQRVTRRVAGAEALFFDGTLYRDDELIRAGLGAKTGARMGHVPVAGPGGSMAALADVKVRRRVYVHVNNSNPMIRADTPERAEVEAAGWTVAFDGLEVAA; encoded by the coding sequence ATGCGCGCGATCGTCCTGGGCTCGGCCGCCGGTGGCGGCTTTCCGCAGTGGAACTGCGGGTGTGGCAATTGTGCGCGGGCGTGGCGGGGCGATCCCGACGCCGTGCCGCGCACGCAGTCGGCGCTCGCCGTCACCGCGGACGAGCGGCGCTGGCTGTTGCTCAACGCCTCGCCCGACCTGCGCCAGCAGATCCTGACCACACCGGCCCTGCACCCGCGCAGCGCGCCGCGCGGCTCGCCCATCGCCGCCGTGGCCGTGACCAACGCCGACGTCGACCACCTCGCCGGGCTGCTGACGCTGCGCGAGAGCCAGCCGCTGGCGCTCTACGGCACGGCGCGGGCGCACGCCGCGCTGACCGGCAGCCCGGTGTTCGAGGTGCTGGACCGCGCCACGGTGTCCCGCCGCGAGCTTCCCCTGGAGGCCACGACGCCCGTACACGACGCCGAGGGCGCGGGCATCGGCCTGTGGCTGACGGCCTTCGCCGTGCCGGGGAAGGTGGCGCGCTACCTGGAAACGGGCGACGACCCGGCGGCCCTGGCCGGGTCGCCCGGCGACACGATCGGCCTCGCGGTGGCCGACGCGGATGGGCGGCGCATGGTCTACATCCCCGGCTGCGCAGCGGTGGACCAGCGCGTGACGCGGCGCGTCGCGGGGGCCGAGGCGCTCTTTTTCGACGGCACGCTCTACCGCGACGACGAGCTGATCCGCGCGGGCCTGGGCGCCAAGACGGGGGCGCGCATGGGGCACGTGCCCGTCGCCGGGCCGGGCGGCAGCATGGCGGCGCTGGCGGACGTGAAGGTGCGCCGGCGCGTCTACGTTCACGTCAACAATTCCAACCCCATGATCCGCGCCGACACGCCCGAGCGCGCCGAGGTCGAGGCGGCGGGCTGGACGGTCGCGTTCGACGGCCTGGAGGTGGCGGCATGA
- the pqqC gene encoding pyrroloquinoline-quinone synthase PqqC — MIRGEPLPDPAAEGTALTPDGLAAALRAVGEARYHSHHPFHHLLHGGELTKGQVQAWALNRYCYQAAIPRKDAALIARCDDPALRREWRRRLADHDGDGPGEGGVDRWLALATDLGLDAATVRGQQQALPATRFACEAYVRFVAERSLVEAIASSLTELFAPQIISQRVHGMLANYSFVSEATLAYFTPRLTQAPRDAEHALDWVCEHARTPEQQSAAIAALAFKCDVLWAMLDALHHAYVAPGHVPPGAFVPEDA; from the coding sequence ATGATCCGGGGCGAGCCGCTGCCCGATCCCGCCGCCGAGGGGACGGCGCTGACGCCCGACGGCCTGGCGGCGGCGCTGCGCGCGGTGGGTGAGGCGCGCTACCACAGCCATCACCCCTTCCACCACCTGCTGCACGGCGGCGAGCTGACGAAGGGGCAGGTGCAGGCCTGGGCGCTCAACCGCTACTGCTACCAGGCCGCCATCCCGCGCAAGGACGCCGCCCTGATCGCGCGCTGCGACGACCCCGCGCTGCGCCGCGAATGGCGCCGCCGCCTCGCCGACCACGACGGGGACGGGCCGGGCGAGGGCGGGGTGGACCGCTGGCTCGCGCTGGCCACCGACCTGGGCCTCGACGCGGCCACGGTGCGCGGCCAGCAGCAGGCCCTGCCCGCCACCCGCTTCGCCTGCGAGGCCTATGTGCGCTTCGTCGCCGAGCGCTCGCTGGTGGAAGCCATCGCCTCCTCGCTGACGGAGCTGTTCGCGCCCCAGATCATCTCCCAGCGCGTCCACGGCATGCTGGCGAACTATTCCTTCGTCTCCGAGGCCACGCTCGCCTACTTCACCCCGCGCCTGACCCAGGCGCCGCGCGACGCCGAGCACGCCCTGGACTGGGTGTGCGAGCACGCGCGCACGCCCGAGCAGCAGTCCGCGGCCATCGCCGCGCTGGCGTTCAAGTGCGACGTGCTCTGGGCCATGCTGGACGCGCTGCACCACGCCTACGTCGCGCCGGGCCACGTGCCGCCCGGCGCCTTCGTGCCGGAGGACGCGTGA
- the pqqD gene encoding pyrroloquinoline quinone biosynthesis peptide chaperone PqqD: MSAGLTRASVPRLAAGVRLQHSRARGGTVLLAPERVFTPDAVAVEVLELLDGARSVADVAAVLAASYDADAATIERDVLALLADLADKGVIAA; encoded by the coding sequence GTGAGCGCCGGGCTCACCCGCGCGAGCGTGCCGCGCTTGGCGGCGGGCGTGCGCCTTCAGCACAGCCGCGCGCGCGGCGGCACGGTGCTGCTGGCGCCCGAGCGGGTGTTCACGCCCGATGCCGTCGCCGTCGAGGTGCTGGAGCTGCTGGACGGCGCGCGCAGCGTGGCGGACGTGGCGGCGGTGCTGGCGGCGAGCTACGACGCCGATGCGGCGACGATCGAGCGCGATGTCCTGGCGCTGCTCGCCGATCTGGCGGACAAGGGGGTGATCGCGGCATGA
- the pqqE gene encoding pyrroloquinoline quinone biosynthesis protein PqqE, whose amino-acid sequence MSAPGPPLGLLAELTHRCPLACPYCSNPLELARASRELDPDTWLRALDEAAALGVLQIHLSGGEPVARRDLEAITARARAHGIYTNLITSGVLLDAARVRTLAEAGLEHVQLSIQDADPATADRIGGHAGGHAAKRAAAEHIRAAGLPLTVNAVLHRRNLDNLPAIIDEAAAMGAARLEVAHTQYHGWALANRAALMPTRAQVDFADRAVAAARERWAGRMAIDYVTPDYHASRPKACMGGWGRRFITVAPDGTVLPCHAAAELPGTTGERLTDKPLAAIWAHGADFERFRGTAWMPEPCRSCERREVDFGGCRCQAFALTGDPAATDPVCELSPHHDRVAALAEAPDAPPPFTPRRPGNHPASANQPEEETP is encoded by the coding sequence ATGAGCGCGCCCGGCCCGCCCCTCGGCCTGCTGGCGGAGCTGACGCACCGCTGCCCGCTGGCCTGTCCCTACTGCTCCAACCCGCTGGAGCTGGCGCGGGCGAGCCGGGAGCTGGACCCGGACACCTGGCTGCGCGCCCTCGACGAAGCGGCGGCGCTGGGCGTGCTGCAGATTCACCTTTCCGGCGGCGAGCCCGTCGCCCGCCGCGATCTGGAAGCCATCACGGCCCGCGCCCGCGCGCATGGCATCTACACCAACCTCATCACCTCGGGCGTGCTGCTGGACGCGGCGCGGGTGCGCACGCTGGCCGAGGCGGGGCTGGAACACGTGCAGCTCTCCATTCAGGACGCCGACCCCGCCACCGCCGACCGCATCGGCGGCCACGCGGGCGGCCACGCCGCCAAGCGCGCCGCCGCCGAGCACATCCGCGCGGCCGGGCTGCCGCTGACGGTGAATGCCGTGCTCCACCGCCGGAACCTGGACAACCTGCCCGCGATCATCGACGAAGCCGCGGCGATGGGCGCCGCGCGCCTGGAGGTCGCGCACACGCAGTACCACGGCTGGGCGCTCGCCAACCGGGCGGCGCTCATGCCCACGCGGGCGCAGGTCGATTTCGCCGATCGCGCCGTGGCCGCGGCGCGCGAGCGCTGGGCCGGCCGCATGGCGATCGACTACGTCACCCCCGACTACCACGCCAGCCGCCCCAAGGCCTGCATGGGCGGCTGGGGGCGGCGCTTCATCACCGTGGCGCCCGACGGCACCGTGCTGCCCTGCCACGCCGCCGCCGAGCTGCCCGGCACGACGGGCGAGCGCCTGACCGACAAACCGCTCGCGGCCATCTGGGCGCACGGCGCCGATTTCGAGCGCTTCCGGGGGACGGCCTGGATGCCGGAGCCGTGCCGCTCGTGCGAGCGCCGCGAGGTGGATTTCGGCGGCTGCCGCTGCCAGGCCTTCGCGCTTACCGGCGATCCCGCCGCCACCGACCCCGTGTGCGAATTGTCCCCGCACCACGACCGCGTGGCCGCGCTTGCGGAGGCGCCCGACGCGCCGCCGCCCTTCACGCCGCGCCGGCCGGGCAACCACCCCGCCTCCGCCAACCAGCCGGAAGAGGAAACGCCATGA
- a CDS encoding PQQ-dependent sugar dehydrogenase, whose product MIRFMLVGTATAALVAAVTLPQPAPAAQSFESEQATLELETVADGLEHPWGLAFLPDGRMLVTERPGRLRVVDRDGGVSEPVSGVPEVYASGQGGLLDVILGPDHAETKRIYFSYAEPGEGGAGTAVARARLDLDALALRDVEVIFRQQPKTRGGRHFGSRLVFKPDGTLFITIGDRAERERAQNLTINRAQVIRIRPDGGIPRDNPFVGVEGRLPEVWSYGHRNAQGAALHPDSQKLWIHEHAAQGGDEVNIPEAGKNYGWPTIHYGEDYGGGQFGEGTKKAGFEQPIYYWDPSIAPSGMDFYTSDKVPAWTGDLFVGALAFRMLVRLDVEQGRIIHEERLLEDVDERIRAVDQGPDGSLYLLTDAPDGRVLRLTPAPKEW is encoded by the coding sequence ATGATCCGTTTCATGCTTGTCGGCACCGCGACCGCGGCCCTGGTCGCCGCGGTCACGCTCCCGCAGCCCGCGCCGGCCGCGCAGAGCTTCGAAAGCGAGCAGGCCACGCTTGAGCTGGAAACCGTGGCCGACGGCCTCGAACACCCGTGGGGCCTGGCCTTCCTGCCCGACGGCCGCATGCTGGTGACGGAGCGGCCGGGCCGCTTGCGCGTGGTGGACCGGGACGGTGGCGTTTCCGAACCGGTTTCGGGCGTGCCCGAGGTCTACGCGTCCGGCCAGGGCGGACTGCTCGACGTCATCCTCGGCCCGGACCACGCGGAAACCAAGCGCATCTACTTCTCCTACGCCGAGCCGGGCGAGGGCGGCGCCGGCACGGCCGTGGCGCGCGCGAGGCTCGACCTCGACGCGCTGGCGCTCAGGGACGTGGAGGTGATCTTCCGCCAGCAGCCCAAGACGCGCGGCGGGCGGCACTTCGGCTCGCGGCTGGTGTTCAAGCCGGACGGCACGCTCTTCATCACCATCGGCGACCGCGCCGAGCGCGAGCGCGCTCAGAACCTGACCATCAACCGCGCCCAGGTGATCCGCATCCGGCCCGACGGCGGCATCCCGCGCGACAACCCCTTCGTCGGGGTCGAGGGACGGCTGCCGGAGGTCTGGTCCTACGGCCACCGCAACGCCCAGGGCGCGGCGCTGCACCCGGACAGCCAAAAGCTCTGGATCCACGAGCACGCGGCCCAGGGCGGCGACGAGGTCAACATCCCCGAAGCGGGGAAGAACTACGGCTGGCCCACGATCCACTACGGCGAGGACTACGGCGGCGGTCAGTTCGGCGAGGGGACAAAGAAGGCCGGCTTCGAACAGCCCATCTACTACTGGGACCCCTCGATCGCGCCCTCCGGCATGGACTTCTACACCTCGGACAAGGTGCCGGCGTGGACGGGCGACCTCTTCGTCGGCGCGCTCGCCTTCCGCATGCTGGTGCGCCTCGACGTCGAGCAGGGCCGCATCATCCACGAGGAGCGGCTGCTGGAAGACGTGGACGAGCGCATCCGCGCCGTCGACCAGGGGCCGGACGGCAGCCTCTACCTCCTCACCGACGCGCCCGACGGCCGCGTCTTGCGCCTGACGCCGGCCCCCAAGGAATGGTGA